A region of Streptomyces deccanensis DNA encodes the following proteins:
- a CDS encoding glycosyltransferase family 39 protein, which produces MTDLATRPAAPLLRRAAPALLGYAAVRVLGLVVLAVWSAARDKSALTLLSARWDSLWYTRVAELGYGYEVRLPNGDIHSNLAFFPLLPWLERGVSAVTPLSYAHAGLLVAGLASLAAAWGIFAVADRVYGRRVGVCAVLLWAVLPVGVVQSMAYTESLFTALAAWSLYAVLTGRWVTAGVLAALAGLTRPVGLAVVAAVWAAAIVSYARERRHTVPHTLPRAGDSVTRPPFVRNRSEEVSGGAPAWPRALGMLLAPLGALGYVLWVGRRTGKGPLGYLDVQAGWRNGFDGGYAFARFVADKFTSFPSALAGAGLIVGVASIVWLYAVCVRQRQPLPLLVYAGVVTALALCASSYFGSKPRLLMPAFPLLLPLARALAGARTPRSAAIVGGVAVLSAVYGAFWLNGSGPP; this is translated from the coding sequence GTGACCGATCTCGCCACGCGCCCGGCGGCGCCCCTTCTGAGGCGGGCCGCCCCCGCGCTCCTCGGGTACGCGGCCGTGCGCGTCCTGGGCCTCGTCGTCCTCGCCGTGTGGAGCGCGGCGCGCGACAAGAGCGCCCTGACCCTGCTGTCGGCCCGCTGGGACTCGCTCTGGTACACCCGCGTCGCCGAACTCGGTTACGGCTACGAGGTGCGGCTGCCGAATGGCGACATCCACTCGAACCTGGCCTTCTTCCCGCTGCTGCCCTGGCTGGAGCGGGGGGTGTCCGCGGTGACCCCGCTGTCGTACGCGCACGCCGGTCTTCTCGTCGCCGGCCTCGCCTCGCTCGCCGCGGCCTGGGGGATCTTCGCGGTCGCGGACCGGGTGTACGGGCGCCGGGTCGGGGTGTGCGCGGTGCTGCTGTGGGCCGTGCTGCCGGTCGGGGTGGTGCAGTCGATGGCGTACACGGAGTCCCTGTTCACCGCGCTGGCCGCCTGGTCGCTGTACGCCGTCCTCACCGGCCGCTGGGTGACGGCGGGCGTCCTCGCGGCGCTCGCCGGGCTGACCCGCCCGGTGGGGCTCGCGGTGGTGGCGGCGGTGTGGGCGGCGGCGATCGTGTCGTACGCACGGGAGCGGCGACACACTGTCCCGCACACTCTCCCGCGCGCCGGAGACTCGGTCACCCGTCCCCCGTTCGTACGAAACCGGAGTGAGGAAGTATCAGGAGGCGCTCCCGCGTGGCCGCGCGCCCTCGGGATGCTCCTCGCGCCCCTGGGGGCCCTCGGCTACGTCCTGTGGGTCGGCCGGCGTACGGGCAAGGGCCCGCTCGGCTATCTCGACGTCCAGGCGGGGTGGCGCAACGGCTTCGACGGCGGGTACGCCTTCGCGCGTTTCGTCGCCGACAAGTTCACGTCGTTCCCGTCGGCCCTGGCCGGGGCCGGGCTGATCGTCGGAGTGGCGTCGATCGTTTGGCTGTACGCGGTCTGTGTACGTCAGCGGCAGCCGCTTCCGCTGCTGGTCTACGCGGGGGTCGTCACCGCGCTGGCGCTGTGCGCCTCGAGCTACTTCGGCTCGAAGCCCCGGCTGCTGATGCCGGCCTTCCCGCTGCTGCTGCCGCTCGCGCGCGCCCTCGCCGGTGCGCGTACGCCCAGGTCAGCGGCGATCGTCGGGGGTGTCGCGGTGCTGTCGGCGGTCTACGGGGCGTTCTGGCTGAATGGTTCCGGTCCGCCCTGA
- a CDS encoding phosphatase PAP2 family protein codes for MRTELKPTRLDRVFSRLDREPERPAHIDVPVMTRHRVVLFASTLAFYVAIVWAVVITSWLVRLDWQIMFFRPYQQWQQIHAFLDYYVVLGQRGPTAVMVAAWLGWRSWRQHTLRPMLALGVSLLLLNITVGAAKLGMGRLGPHYATEIGSNEMWLGGDIFPSGHTANAVVTWGILAYLASTPRARRWLSALSAVISLGVGLTTVYLGTHWLSDVLLGWAAGLLIMLALPWFEPLIARAEVWLFSLRDAWRDRRTATAPATAPAPAPTPAVGTSPLRAPDEEHASARETGIAARAAHPPIVPLHLSPGPHLTRSERTPVTPLGTRRPPHADRVARNATSARPVAGG; via the coding sequence GTGCGTACCGAACTAAAGCCGACCCGTCTGGACCGGGTCTTCTCCAGGCTGGACCGTGAGCCGGAACGGCCGGCCCACATCGATGTACCGGTGATGACCCGCCACCGGGTGGTGCTGTTCGCCTCCACCCTGGCCTTCTACGTCGCCATCGTGTGGGCCGTCGTCATCACGTCCTGGCTGGTCCGGCTCGACTGGCAGATCATGTTCTTCCGGCCGTACCAGCAGTGGCAGCAGATCCACGCCTTCCTGGACTACTACGTCGTCCTGGGCCAGCGCGGCCCCACCGCCGTGATGGTCGCCGCCTGGCTGGGCTGGCGCTCCTGGAGACAGCACACCCTGCGGCCGATGCTCGCGCTCGGCGTCTCGCTGCTGCTCCTGAACATCACCGTCGGCGCCGCGAAGCTCGGCATGGGCCGGCTCGGTCCGCACTACGCCACCGAGATCGGCTCCAACGAGATGTGGCTGGGCGGCGACATATTTCCTTCGGGACACACCGCCAACGCCGTGGTGACCTGGGGCATCCTGGCCTATCTGGCGTCGACGCCGAGAGCCAGGCGCTGGCTGTCCGCGCTGTCCGCCGTGATCTCGCTCGGCGTGGGCCTCACCACGGTCTACCTGGGCACGCACTGGTTGAGCGACGTCCTGCTGGGCTGGGCCGCCGGTCTGCTGATCATGCTGGCGCTGCCCTGGTTCGAGCCGCTGATCGCCCGCGCGGAGGTCTGGCTGTTCTCGCTGCGGGACGCCTGGCGCGACCGCCGCACGGCGACCGCACCGGCGACGGCCCCGGCGCCCGCGCCGACGCCCGCCGTGGGCACGTCCCCGCTGCGGGCGCCCGACGAGGAGCATGCGAGCGCCCGGGAGACGGGCATCGCGGCCCGCGCCGCGCACCCCCCGATCGTGCCGCTGCACCTGTCCCCCGGCCCGCATCTGACCAGGTCGGAGCGGACCCCGGTGACCCCGCTCGGCACCCGTAGGCCGCCCCACGCGGACCGGGTGGCCCGTAACGCGACCTCGGCCCGACCGGTCGCGGGCGGCTGA
- a CDS encoding I78 family peptidase inhibitor, with the protein MAPFPTPSEEPRDDPDAYVGLEAPQAEARAAERGWSTVRKLPPGAIITMEYRFGRLNLEVEDGRVRRAWKG; encoded by the coding sequence ATGGCACCCTTTCCCACCCCTTCCGAAGAGCCCCGGGACGACCCCGACGCCTACGTCGGTCTGGAGGCACCGCAGGCCGAGGCCCGAGCCGCCGAACGGGGCTGGTCCACCGTCAGAAAGCTGCCGCCGGGCGCGATCATCACCATGGAGTACCGCTTCGGCCGGCTGAACCTGGAGGTCGAGGACGGCCGGGTGAGGCGAGCCTGGAAGGGCTGA
- the ctaD gene encoding cytochrome c oxidase subunit I — protein MGTETVQAPTRPTGARAPGRLVVDWLTTTDHKKIGHLYLVTSFLFFLAAGLMALVMRAELARPGTQIVDNEQFNQLFTLHGTIMLLLFATPTFAGFANEIMPLQIGAPDVAFPRLNMLSYWLFLFGGLIVMGSLLVPSGPADFGWFAYAPLNNAERSPGIGADMWIMGLALSGFGTILGAVNFLTTIIGMRAPGMTMFRMPIFTWNTLFTSILILMAFPVLAAALLVLEADRRFGSQVFDAANGGALLWQHLFWFFGHPEVYIIALPFFGIITEIIPVFSRKPIFGYLTLVGATMAITGLSVVVWAHHMFATGAVLLPFFSFMSFLIAVPTGVKFFNWTGTMLKGSLSFETPMLWATGFLVSFLFGGLTGVILASPPLDFHVTDSYFVVAHFHYVVFGTVVFATFAGFYFWWPKFTGKMLDERLGKIQFWTLFVGFHTTFLVQHWLGAEGMPRRYADYLAADGFTALNTVSTIGSFLLGLSTLPFLYNVWKTSRYGVPVDVDDPWGFGRSLEWATSCPPPRHNFVTLPRVRSESPAFDLHHPRFAAITPPQTRKGQERTPHPRFGQERSTGGPGGS, from the coding sequence ATGGGGACCGAGACCGTACAGGCGCCGACCCGGCCGACGGGGGCGAGGGCACCGGGGCGGCTGGTGGTCGACTGGCTGACCACGACCGACCACAAGAAGATCGGCCATCTCTATCTGGTCACGTCCTTCCTGTTCTTCCTGGCCGCCGGTCTGATGGCGCTGGTGATGCGTGCCGAGCTGGCCAGGCCGGGCACCCAGATCGTGGACAACGAGCAGTTCAACCAGTTGTTCACGCTGCACGGCACGATCATGCTGCTGCTCTTCGCGACACCGACCTTCGCAGGGTTCGCCAACGAGATCATGCCGCTCCAGATCGGCGCGCCCGATGTGGCCTTCCCCCGGCTGAACATGCTGTCGTACTGGCTGTTCCTGTTCGGCGGGCTGATCGTGATGGGCTCGCTGCTGGTGCCGTCGGGGCCCGCCGACTTCGGGTGGTTCGCCTACGCGCCGCTGAACAACGCGGAACGGTCGCCGGGGATCGGGGCCGACATGTGGATCATGGGGCTGGCGCTGTCCGGGTTCGGGACGATCCTCGGCGCGGTGAACTTCCTGACCACGATCATCGGGATGCGGGCGCCCGGGATGACGATGTTCCGGATGCCGATCTTCACCTGGAACACGCTGTTCACGTCGATCCTGATCCTGATGGCGTTCCCGGTGCTCGCCGCCGCGCTGCTGGTCCTGGAGGCGGACCGGCGCTTCGGCTCGCAGGTCTTCGACGCGGCCAACGGCGGCGCGCTGCTGTGGCAGCACCTGTTCTGGTTCTTCGGGCACCCGGAGGTCTACATCATCGCCCTCCCGTTCTTCGGGATCATCACGGAGATCATCCCGGTCTTCAGCCGCAAGCCGATCTTCGGCTACCTCACGCTGGTCGGGGCGACGATGGCGATCACCGGGCTCTCGGTCGTGGTGTGGGCGCACCACATGTTCGCCACGGGCGCGGTGCTGCTGCCGTTCTTCTCGTTCATGAGCTTCCTGATCGCCGTGCCGACGGGCGTGAAGTTCTTCAACTGGACGGGGACGATGCTGAAGGGCTCGCTGTCGTTCGAGACGCCGATGCTGTGGGCGACCGGCTTCCTGGTGTCGTTCCTGTTCGGCGGGCTGACCGGGGTCATCCTGGCCTCGCCGCCCCTGGACTTCCACGTCACCGACTCGTACTTCGTGGTCGCGCACTTCCACTACGTCGTCTTCGGCACGGTCGTCTTCGCCACCTTCGCGGGGTTCTACTTCTGGTGGCCCAAGTTCACCGGGAAGATGCTCGACGAGCGGCTCGGCAAGATCCAGTTCTGGACGCTCTTCGTCGGGTTCCACACCACGTTCCTGGTGCAGCACTGGCTGGGCGCCGAGGGCATGCCCCGGCGGTACGCGGACTACCTGGCCGCCGACGGGTTCACGGCGCTCAACACGGTCTCGACGATCGGCTCCTTCCTGCTGGGCCTGTCCACGCTGCCGTTCCTCTACAACGTCTGGAAGACGTCCCGGTACGGCGTGCCGGTCGACGTCGACGACCCGTGGGGCTTCGGCCGGTCGCTGGAGTGGGCGACCTCGTGTCCGCCGCCGCGCCACAACTTCGTGACGCTGCCCCGGGTGCGCTCGGAGTCCCCGGCGTTCGACCTGCACCATCCGAGGTTCGCGGCGATCACACCGCCGCAGACACGCAAGGGGCAGGAGCGCACCCCGCACCCCCGGTTCGGTCAGGAACGGTCGACGGGCGGCCCCGGAGGATCCTGA